Proteins from a genomic interval of Hornefia porci:
- a CDS encoding YibE/F family protein codes for MNKKRLIPEILIFIAVVCAVWIFTTNDAFLYKTGVARITKVRSEYTGSRTGTDGSRSFREKYYRQTITAVMKNGSHKGETVTLTASFTSSGVYDTEYSAGDFIFVEALKASGDGLTGTVTGTKRDALVITILTILFGLFLLIGGRRGALTILSLVLNMAAFYVVLMLYTRGINMLVATIPMTVFFTAMLLFFMYGKSERTWISFVATLVTVAATTLIAAAVIRFGGRVDYDFMDYLNQPYEQRDANLIFLSEILVGCLGAVMDVVVTMVMTVDQIAETGQAPGRGDFIASCRAVGDDLIGTMIGLMFFTNIAASLPFFLLSLRNGIGLQTVIRYNIFFELARFLTGSIGVVLAIPVSASVAVYYYRRRMTQ; via the coding sequence AGAATCACGAAGGTCCGCAGCGAATACACCGGTTCCCGGACCGGAACGGACGGCTCCCGCAGCTTCCGCGAAAAATATTACCGTCAGACGATTACGGCGGTCATGAAGAACGGCTCTCACAAAGGTGAAACGGTGACGCTGACCGCGTCCTTCACCAGCTCAGGAGTCTACGACACCGAGTACAGCGCCGGCGACTTCATCTTTGTCGAAGCACTGAAGGCCTCTGGCGACGGTCTGACGGGTACTGTGACCGGAACGAAACGGGATGCCCTCGTCATCACGATTCTCACGATTTTATTCGGACTGTTCCTGCTCATCGGCGGCAGGCGGGGCGCGCTGACAATCCTGAGTCTGGTTCTGAATATGGCGGCGTTCTATGTCGTGCTGATGCTGTATACCAGAGGAATCAATATGCTGGTCGCCACGATTCCGATGACCGTCTTCTTTACCGCCATGCTGCTGTTTTTCATGTACGGAAAAAGCGAACGAACCTGGATTTCCTTTGTCGCCACCCTGGTCACCGTCGCAGCTACAACACTCATCGCGGCTGCGGTGATCCGCTTCGGCGGGCGGGTGGATTACGACTTCATGGACTATCTGAACCAGCCCTATGAACAGCGGGATGCAAATCTCATCTTCCTGTCCGAGATTCTGGTCGGCTGTCTGGGCGCAGTCATGGATGTAGTCGTCACGATGGTTATGACGGTGGATCAGATCGCGGAAACAGGTCAGGCCCCCGGCCGCGGAGATTTCATTGCCTCCTGCAGAGCTGTCGGGGACGACCTGATCGGCACGATGATCGGACTGATGTTTTTCACCAACATCGCCGCCAGCCTCCCCTTTTTCCTGCTCTCACTGCGCAACGGGATCGGCCTGCAGACCGTCATCCGCTACAACATCTTCTTTGAGCTGGCCCGCTTCCTGACCGGCTCCATCGGCGTCGTACTGGCGATTCCGGTTTCCGCATCTGTCGCCGTATATTATTACAGAAGGAGAATGACACAATGA
- a CDS encoding prephenate dehydrogenase encodes MKVGIAGLGLIGGSLGKAYRSAGVTVYGQDIDPLTTQYALMAEAIDAELTDGNIRECDLILIAVTPVQAVKWFKENAEKISGQTVVIDCCGTKRYVCSHCFPVAAEHGLTYMGGHPMAGKERGGIKHSSDDLFRDAPFILVPEHADDMELLMKVKGMLMLAGFGRVGITTAEEHDRVIAFTSQMPHLVSNGFIKSDTALADSQMISAGSYQDFTRVAYLDEKMWSELFLENRDYLTKEIDGLIGELTRYRDAIEDGDRGRLEQLLAEGKKCKSAVLEKCGPAQINGERN; translated from the coding sequence ATGAAGGTGGGAATCGCAGGCCTGGGCCTGATCGGAGGTTCCCTCGGGAAAGCATACCGCAGCGCCGGCGTCACCGTATACGGGCAGGACATTGATCCTCTCACGACCCAGTATGCGCTGATGGCAGAGGCGATTGACGCAGAGCTTACCGACGGAAATATCCGGGAATGTGATCTGATTCTGATTGCAGTCACACCGGTACAGGCGGTAAAATGGTTTAAGGAGAATGCGGAGAAGATTTCCGGACAGACTGTTGTCATCGACTGCTGCGGAACCAAGCGGTACGTCTGCAGCCACTGCTTCCCCGTCGCCGCGGAGCACGGACTGACTTATATGGGAGGCCATCCCATGGCGGGAAAGGAGCGGGGCGGCATCAAGCACAGCTCGGACGATCTCTTCCGGGACGCGCCCTTTATTCTGGTTCCGGAGCATGCAGACGACATGGAACTGCTGATGAAGGTGAAGGGGATGCTGATGCTGGCAGGCTTCGGACGCGTGGGAATTACCACGGCGGAGGAGCATGACCGGGTCATTGCATTTACCTCTCAGATGCCGCATCTCGTGTCAAACGGATTCATAAAAAGCGACACCGCGCTGGCGGACAGCCAGATGATCTCCGCCGGGAGCTACCAGGACTTCACCCGTGTGGCATATCTGGACGAGAAGATGTGGTCTGAGCTCTTCCTGGAAAACAGAGATTATCTGACAAAGGAAATCGACGGCCTGATCGGGGAGCTGACCCGGTACCGCGACGCGATTGAGGACGGCGACCGCGGGCGTCTGGAGCAGCTGCTGGCAGAGGGCAAAAAATGCAAGAGTGCGGTGCTGGAGAAGTGCGGTCCCGCGCAGATCAACGGAGAACGAAATTGA
- a CDS encoding YibE/F family protein has translation MILGILTAILIVLILLISGDKGSRSIVTTVLNAGLLLAAVFLIDRGVSPVPVTIGCCVLITGITLYYQNEGGVKSRASFLSVLAVILIMIPLVYWFALHANASGIPEEQYEITDSNGYTRNIGISMLSLQISIMFIALIGTVIDTAVAITAAIYEIRANNKDLPLRALIESSFTVSKAVLSTSIHTIFYIYIAEYMTLFIQYLTDYSFTTVLNSLSLSRELITISISGIGCCLAVPVATVLGAVMITREHCGDSAEA, from the coding sequence ATGATACTCGGAATACTCACTGCGATTCTCATCGTTCTGATCCTGCTGATCAGCGGCGACAAAGGCTCCCGCTCCATAGTAACCACGGTTCTGAACGCCGGACTGCTGCTTGCGGCAGTTTTTCTGATCGACCGCGGCGTTTCACCGGTTCCGGTCACCATCGGCTGCTGCGTGCTGATTACAGGAATCACGCTGTATTATCAGAATGAGGGCGGCGTCAAGTCACGCGCCTCCTTCCTGTCCGTTCTGGCTGTGATTTTAATCATGATTCCGCTGGTCTACTGGTTCGCACTGCACGCGAACGCCTCCGGCATCCCCGAAGAGCAGTATGAAATCACCGACTCTAACGGCTATACCCGGAACATCGGAATCAGCATGCTGTCCCTGCAGATCTCCATCATGTTCATCGCACTTATCGGCACGGTGATCGATACCGCGGTCGCCATTACCGCTGCAATCTACGAAATCCGGGCAAACAATAAGGACCTTCCTCTGCGTGCTCTGATCGAATCCTCGTTCACAGTCAGCAAAGCGGTCCTCAGTACGTCCATCCATACGATTTTCTACATCTATATTGCGGAATACATGACGCTGTTCATCCAGTACCTCACGGATTATTCCTTCACAACGGTACTGAACAGTCTGTCTCTCTCCCGGGAGCTGATCACCATCTCCATCAGCGGCATCGGCTGCTGCCTGGCGGTCCCTGTCGCAACCGTTCTGGGCGCGGTCATGATCACTCGCGAGCATTGCGGTGATTCAGCAGAAGCTTGA
- the aroF gene encoding 3-deoxy-7-phosphoheptulonate synthase, which produces MVTVLKAGTTEEQKRMLIKWFEDQGLRVHEYENDNQTVLGLIGDTSGIDVEMLELLDIVEHVALISEPFKKANRKFHPEDSVIDVGGRKIGGGSFAVIAGPCSVETEEQIIEVAKAVKASGATMLRGGAFKPRTSPYDFQGLKAEGLKLLLEAKRETGLPIVTEIMNQDHLDLFEDVDVIQVGARNMQNFELLKELGRTDKPILLKRGLANTIKELLMSAEYIMSGGNENVILCERGIRTFETYTRNTLDLSVIPVLHNLTHLPVVVDPSHATGHSDLVEPMAMAATAGGADGLMIEVHNNPPMALCDGAQSLTPLQFDETMKKVRRIREVVA; this is translated from the coding sequence ATGGTTACAGTTTTAAAGGCAGGTACTACAGAAGAACAGAAACGGATGCTGATTAAATGGTTTGAAGATCAGGGACTTCGTGTACACGAGTATGAGAACGACAACCAGACCGTGCTGGGTCTGATCGGCGATACCAGCGGAATTGATGTGGAGATGCTGGAGCTCCTCGATATCGTCGAGCATGTGGCGCTGATCTCAGAGCCGTTCAAGAAGGCGAACCGGAAGTTTCATCCGGAGGACTCGGTCATCGACGTCGGGGGAAGAAAGATCGGCGGCGGAAGCTTCGCGGTGATTGCGGGCCCGTGTTCGGTAGAGACGGAGGAGCAGATTATCGAAGTCGCAAAGGCGGTCAAAGCGTCCGGAGCCACGATGCTCAGGGGCGGCGCGTTCAAGCCGAGAACCTCGCCGTATGACTTTCAGGGACTGAAGGCGGAAGGGCTGAAGCTCCTTCTGGAGGCGAAGAGGGAGACGGGGCTTCCCATCGTGACGGAAATTATGAATCAGGATCATCTCGATCTGTTCGAGGATGTGGACGTGATCCAGGTGGGAGCGCGGAATATGCAGAACTTTGAGCTCCTGAAGGAGCTGGGGCGCACAGATAAACCGATTCTGCTGAAGAGGGGACTGGCGAATACCATCAAGGAACTTCTGATGAGTGCGGAATACATCATGAGCGGAGGGAATGAGAACGTGATTCTTTGTGAACGCGGAATCCGGACATTCGAGACCTACACCCGAAACACTCTGGATCTTTCCGTGATTCCGGTCCTGCATAACCTGACGCATCTTCCGGTGGTAGTAGATCCCAGTCATGCGACGGGGCATTCAGATCTGGTGGAGCCGATGGCCATGGCGGCGACCGCGGGCGGCGCGGACGGCCTGATGATCGAGGTGCATAACAATCCGCCCATGGCTTTGTGCGACGGGGCGCAGTCCCTGACGCCGCTGCAGTTTGATGAGACGATGAAGAAGGTGCGCAGGATCCGGGAGGTGGTAGCATGA
- a CDS encoding chorismate mutase, translating into MGLTEYREEIDAIDRQIVELFQQRMRVAGDIARCKQETGAPVLDRDRETEKMRQIGELADENMAQYCKMLYNKILEMSRDYQRRLLDR; encoded by the coding sequence ATGGGACTGACCGAATACAGAGAAGAAATCGACGCGATCGACCGGCAGATCGTGGAGCTGTTTCAGCAGCGGATGCGTGTGGCGGGAGATATTGCCCGCTGCAAGCAGGAGACGGGCGCGCCCGTTCTGGACAGAGACCGGGAAACAGAAAAAATGCGTCAGATAGGTGAACTTGCAGATGAAAATATGGCACAATACTGCAAAATGCTGTATAATAAGATACTGGAGATGAGCCGCGATTACCAGCGGCGTCTCCTGGACCGCTAA
- the aroA gene encoding 3-phosphoshikimate 1-carboxyvinyltransferase: MSIIIDIIPSKSFAHRAYLCSALSDHPSQVICRFTSEDIEATRECVRALREGESVMECGESGSTLRFLLPVMGALGRRGVFMTKGRLADRPLSPLREELERHGCRLSPPGVSPVTIEGQLTSGVYVIPGNVSSQFISGLLTALPLLPGNSTVVIEGPLESSAYVDITAEVLTRFGIGWVKKITGDGCCYEIPGGQMYQGPRQYVVEGDWSNAAFWLCAGVIGKEPVTVRGLRKDSLQGDRRIVDILRDFGAELRWDGSEITAFPSRLTGTEVDVSGVPDLAPVIALAASVASGRTDINNAGRLRLKESDRLTSVAESLNALGARVREKKDKLVIRGSGGASLIGGYVKSWGDHRIVMMEAMASLVCEHKVIIRGKEAVSKSWPGFFQELERAGLAGNLK; the protein is encoded by the coding sequence TTGAGTATCATTATAGACATCATTCCTTCAAAATCATTCGCGCACAGGGCTTATCTGTGTTCGGCGCTGTCGGATCATCCCAGCCAGGTGATCTGCCGATTCACATCAGAAGACATCGAGGCCACACGGGAATGCGTGCGTGCGCTGCGGGAGGGAGAGTCCGTGATGGAATGCGGAGAGAGCGGCTCCACCCTGCGTTTCCTGCTTCCGGTCATGGGTGCGCTGGGGAGAAGAGGCGTGTTTATGACAAAGGGAAGACTGGCTGACCGGCCTTTGTCCCCGCTGCGGGAAGAGCTGGAGCGGCACGGGTGCAGGCTCAGCCCGCCCGGAGTCTCTCCGGTGACCATCGAGGGGCAGCTGACGTCCGGCGTATACGTTATTCCCGGAAACGTGTCCTCGCAGTTCATCAGCGGACTCCTGACAGCTCTGCCCCTTCTGCCGGGAAACAGCACCGTTGTGATTGAAGGCCCGCTGGAATCCTCCGCCTATGTGGATATCACCGCGGAGGTTCTGACGAGGTTCGGAATCGGCTGGGTCAAGAAGATCACCGGCGACGGATGCTGCTACGAAATTCCGGGCGGTCAGATGTATCAGGGCCCCCGGCAGTATGTGGTCGAGGGCGACTGGTCGAACGCCGCATTCTGGCTCTGTGCCGGAGTGATCGGGAAAGAGCCGGTGACGGTGCGGGGGCTGCGAAAGGATTCGCTGCAGGGGGACCGCAGGATTGTGGATATTCTGCGGGACTTCGGAGCGGAGCTTCGCTGGGATGGCAGTGAAATCACCGCGTTTCCCTCCCGTCTCACGGGAACGGAGGTGGACGTCTCGGGCGTTCCGGATCTGGCTCCGGTCATTGCGCTTGCGGCATCGGTGGCGTCCGGAAGAACGGACATCAACAACGCCGGGCGCCTCAGACTGAAGGAAAGCGATCGTCTGACCTCTGTCGCAGAGTCGCTGAACGCGCTGGGAGCACGGGTAAGAGAAAAAAAGGACAAGCTTGTGATTCGCGGTTCCGGCGGAGCGAGTCTGATCGGAGGCTATGTGAAGTCCTGGGGGGATCATCGCATCGTGATGATGGAGGCCATGGCGTCGCTGGTATGTGAGCACAAAGTAATCATCAGAGGAAAGGAGGCCGTCAGCAAATCCTGGCCCGGCTTTTTTCAGGAGCTGGAACGGGCCGGACTGGCGGGGAATCTGAAGTAG
- a CDS encoding chorismate synthase, with amino-acid sequence MASEFGKNIRVSIFGESHGAAVGVSIDGMPAGVSVDMERLQHFLDRRAPGRSRFTTARREEDRPEFLCGIRGGVTCGTPITAIIRNRDTRSGDYSQMENIPRPGHADYAARMRYGGNEDCRGGGHFSGRLTAPLCIAGGIFLQALEAEEITVRARILEIGGNAEDPRGEIEKAMAEKDSVGGIIECVVDGMPPGIGDPIYDGLENRISLAVFGIPAVKGIEFGRGFEAARLRGSENNDAFYFDGGTVKTRTNNHGGILGGISSGMPIVFRVAVKPTPSIGKEQDSIRYDTGENVKMTVQGRHDPCIVPRAVPCVEAAAAMAIYDLTAGEIRPEREYRMEDRNNE; translated from the coding sequence ATGGCATCAGAATTTGGAAAAAACATCAGAGTTTCGATTTTCGGGGAATCTCACGGTGCGGCCGTCGGCGTCAGCATCGACGGGATGCCGGCGGGAGTTTCCGTCGATATGGAGCGGCTTCAGCATTTTCTCGACCGGCGGGCGCCGGGGCGGAGTCGGTTTACGACAGCGCGAAGGGAGGAGGATCGTCCGGAGTTTCTCTGCGGAATACGGGGCGGAGTGACCTGCGGCACTCCCATTACCGCCATTATCCGAAACCGCGATACCCGGTCGGGAGATTATTCGCAGATGGAAAACATTCCCCGTCCGGGGCATGCGGATTACGCCGCGAGAATGCGGTACGGCGGCAATGAAGACTGCAGAGGCGGAGGTCATTTCAGCGGACGTCTGACGGCTCCGCTGTGCATCGCGGGCGGAATCTTTCTTCAGGCCCTTGAAGCGGAGGAAATTACAGTTCGTGCGAGGATACTGGAAATCGGCGGAAATGCGGAAGACCCCCGCGGTGAGATTGAGAAGGCCATGGCGGAGAAGGATTCTGTGGGAGGAATCATCGAATGCGTCGTGGACGGGATGCCTCCCGGAATCGGCGATCCCATTTACGACGGCCTGGAAAACCGTATTTCCCTCGCCGTATTCGGAATCCCGGCCGTAAAGGGAATCGAGTTCGGCAGAGGCTTCGAGGCCGCCAGGCTCCGGGGAAGCGAAAACAACGACGCATTTTACTTTGACGGCGGGACCGTAAAGACCAGAACGAATAACCACGGCGGGATCCTCGGAGGTATCTCCAGCGGAATGCCCATCGTGTTCCGCGTCGCCGTCAAGCCGACGCCATCCATAGGGAAAGAACAGGACAGCATCCGATATGACACGGGGGAGAACGTGAAAATGACAGTGCAGGGACGTCACGATCCCTGTATCGTACCCAGAGCGGTTCCCTGCGTGGAAGCGGCCGCCGCGATGGCGATTTACGATCTGACGGCCGGCGAAATCAGACCGGAGAGGGAATACAGAATGGAGGACAGGAATAATGAATGA
- the aroQ gene encoding type II 3-dehydroquinate dehydratase, which translates to MKVFVINGPNLNMLGIREPDIYGKKTYQDLLHYIDGAAQALDVTVEYFQSNHEGDLVDMIQNAYGHADGIVINPAAYTHTSIAILDALKAVGLPAVEVHLSDVDQREDFRRVSFVRDACIGTIAGKGFDGYVEGIKLLLNHRNARE; encoded by the coding sequence ATGAAGGTATTTGTTATCAACGGGCCGAACCTCAATATGCTGGGGATTCGGGAGCCGGACATTTACGGAAAAAAGACCTATCAGGATCTCCTCCATTACATCGACGGAGCGGCGCAGGCTCTGGATGTTACGGTGGAATATTTCCAGTCCAATCATGAAGGGGATCTGGTGGACATGATCCAGAACGCGTATGGGCACGCGGACGGCATTGTCATCAATCCGGCTGCCTATACACATACCAGTATCGCGATCCTGGATGCGCTGAAGGCGGTCGGACTGCCTGCGGTGGAGGTGCATCTCTCCGATGTGGATCAGCGGGAGGATTTCCGCCGGGTTTCCTTTGTACGCGACGCATGCATCGGAACCATAGCCGGAAAAGGCTTCGACGGATATGTGGAGGGAATCAAGCTTCTGCTGAATCACCGCAATGCTCGCGAGTGA
- a CDS encoding bifunctional chorismate mutase/prephenate dehydratase gives MNEISDYEKRISQVDDEIMRMLKERLALSEEEARLKKEKGLPVHDPVAERRKLEDITARAPEDMAVYTKLMYNTLNELTKDHQRKVVLEDTPLVKKIKKACETTPKVFPERALVACQGVQGAYQQQACDKLFSTPKILYTKNFNGVFAAIDQGLCQYGVLPLENSTAGSVNTIYALMTKYNFYIVRSVRLKINHCLLANKGVHRDEIREVFSHEQAILQCEDYLKNFRDVKVTVCANTAEAAELVSRSERRDVAALASYECGELYDLDCLEESVQDSGNNYTRFICISKNLEIYPGANKTSLMLTVFHRPGSLYNVLARFYALDINLFKLESRPIPTRDFVYRFYFDIEAEAYSEKFIRLMNQTEELSQELRYLGSYSEI, from the coding sequence ATGAATGAAATTTCGGACTATGAAAAAAGGATCAGTCAGGTCGATGATGAAATCATGCGGATGCTGAAGGAGCGTCTCGCGCTTTCGGAGGAGGAGGCCCGTCTGAAGAAGGAGAAGGGCCTTCCCGTTCACGATCCCGTGGCAGAGCGCCGGAAGCTGGAGGATATCACCGCCCGCGCGCCGGAGGATATGGCTGTCTATACGAAGCTGATGTATAACACGCTGAATGAGCTGACAAAGGATCATCAGCGCAAGGTGGTGCTGGAGGATACTCCTCTTGTGAAGAAAATCAAGAAAGCCTGTGAAACCACGCCGAAGGTGTTCCCGGAGCGGGCGCTGGTGGCGTGCCAGGGGGTACAGGGGGCTTATCAGCAGCAGGCCTGTGACAAACTGTTTTCTACTCCGAAGATCCTCTATACGAAAAATTTCAACGGCGTTTTCGCCGCCATCGATCAGGGACTGTGCCAGTACGGCGTGCTTCCGCTGGAAAACAGCACCGCAGGTTCGGTCAATACGATCTACGCTCTGATGACAAAATATAATTTCTATATCGTCAGAAGCGTCCGTCTGAAGATCAATCACTGTCTCCTGGCAAACAAGGGAGTGCATCGGGATGAAATACGCGAAGTTTTCTCTCACGAGCAGGCGATTCTGCAGTGCGAGGACTATCTCAAGAACTTCCGTGATGTGAAGGTGACCGTGTGTGCGAATACGGCAGAGGCGGCGGAGCTTGTCTCCCGGTCGGAGCGCAGAGACGTTGCGGCGCTGGCCTCCTATGAGTGCGGCGAGCTTTACGACCTGGACTGCCTGGAGGAATCTGTGCAGGACAGCGGGAATAATTACACGCGCTTCATCTGCATCAGCAAGAACCTGGAAATCTATCCGGGCGCCAATAAAACCTCGCTGATGCTGACGGTTTTCCACAGGCCCGGCTCGCTGTACAATGTCCTGGCCCGTTTTTACGCGCTTGACATCAATCTGTTCAAGCTGGAGAGCCGTCCGATCCCGACGCGGGATTTCGTGTACCGGTTCTATTTCGACATCGAGGCGGAGGCGTATTCCGAAAAATTTATCCGTCTGATGAATCAGACGGAGGAGCTCTCGCAGGAGCTGCGTTATCTTGGAAGCTACAGTGAAATCTGA
- a CDS encoding shikimate kinase, with translation MYKFALIGGRLGHSYSPLIHSKFGDYEYELCEVEPEDLETLLRSGLYDGFNVTIPYKRKVMELCDEISNDSRRIGSVNTIVRDDSGRLTGYNTDYFGFRYMLETNRIDPGGQKCVILGSGGSSHTVRTVLEDLGAREIVTVSRTGENNYENMDRNFDAQIIVNTTPVGMYPNNLVSLVDLDRFPDCRGVVDLIYNPNRTKLILDAMEREIPCTSGLEMLVAQAWEASELFQGTEIDPEEIPVAVDEVRDAMLNKILIGMPGSGKTMLGRKMAERMGREFVDIDDMVAESEGMSIPEIFEKKGEPYFRRVETEMLRKACMRRGLVIATGGGIVKNKVNYNIIRQNGSVIWIKRDLDKLETDGRPLLLTTPVEILYDERRDAYESWSDYYIDNNQEMR, from the coding sequence ATGTATAAGTTCGCACTGATCGGCGGCAGACTGGGACACAGCTATTCACCGCTGATTCACAGCAAATTCGGGGACTACGAGTATGAACTCTGCGAGGTGGAGCCGGAGGATCTGGAGACACTGCTCCGATCCGGACTCTACGACGGATTCAATGTGACGATTCCGTACAAACGGAAGGTGATGGAGCTCTGTGATGAGATCAGCAACGACAGCCGGAGGATCGGAAGTGTCAACACCATTGTCCGGGATGACAGCGGCAGGCTGACCGGCTATAATACGGACTATTTCGGATTCCGCTATATGCTGGAAACGAACCGTATCGATCCGGGAGGGCAGAAGTGCGTGATTCTCGGATCCGGCGGCTCCTCACACACAGTAAGAACCGTGCTGGAGGATCTGGGAGCGAGGGAGATCGTCACTGTTTCCAGAACCGGTGAGAACAATTACGAGAACATGGACAGAAATTTCGACGCGCAGATCATCGTCAACACGACGCCGGTGGGAATGTATCCGAACAACCTGGTGTCTCTGGTGGATCTGGACCGGTTCCCTGACTGCCGCGGCGTGGTGGATTTAATCTACAATCCGAACCGAACCAAGCTGATCCTGGACGCCATGGAAAGAGAAATCCCCTGCACCAGCGGTCTCGAGATGCTTGTGGCGCAGGCATGGGAGGCAAGTGAGCTGTTTCAGGGAACGGAAATTGACCCTGAAGAAATCCCCGTCGCGGTAGACGAGGTGAGGGATGCGATGCTGAACAAAATCCTGATCGGGATGCCCGGCTCGGGCAAGACCATGCTGGGGCGAAAGATGGCGGAGCGCATGGGCCGGGAATTTGTGGACATAGACGACATGGTGGCAGAGAGTGAGGGAATGAGCATCCCCGAAATTTTCGAGAAGAAGGGCGAACCCTATTTCCGCCGTGTGGAGACAGAGATGCTGCGGAAGGCGTGCATGCGCCGGGGGCTGGTGATCGCCACGGGCGGCGGTATCGTCAAGAACAAAGTAAACTACAATATTATCCGGCAGAACGGCAGTGTGATCTGGATCAAGCGGGATCTGGACAAGCTGGAAACCGACGGCAGACCGCTTCTTCTGACGACCCCCGTGGAGATTCTGTACGATGAACGCAGGGACGCCTATGAAAGCTGGAGCGACTACTATATTGACAATAATCAGGAGATGAGATAA